The DNA sequence GTTCTGGTGATGTCGAAGAAGAGCTGGGACAAGTTGAGCGCGGAAGACCAGGCAGCCGTTCGTGCCGCCGCCAAGGCTTCGGTTCCGGTGATGCGTGACCTCTGGGTTGCGCAGGAAAAGATTTCTGAAGACAAGGTCCGCGCCGCGGGCAGTGAAATCATCACCGACATCGACAAGACCCCGTTCATCGAAGCGATGAAGCCGGTCTATGAGAAATATGTCACGTCCGACAAGCTCAAGGACATGGTCGCCCGTATACAGGCAACCGAATAGTCTGAGTGCCGGCCCGCGGGATAATCTCCCGCGGGCCGTTTTTCATTGGAGGAGTGGGACGTGCAGAACCAGATGACGAACGTGGCGCGGGTAACCAGCGTCATGGCACGGGTGGCGCTATGGGTGTCGGGAGTTGGTCTGGTGCTGATGACAGTCCTGATCGCCTGCCAGGTATTCTGGCGCTATGTGCTCAATGACAGTATTTCATGGACTGAGCCGGGATCCGTGATGATCATGGGCTGGTTCATTTTCCTCGGCGCGGCTGTCGGCATCCGGGAAGGCTATCACCTTTCCTTTGACATCATGCTGCATGTGGTGCCGCACCGGGTGAAGCTGATGCTGCACACCGTTTCTGATGTTGTTGTGATCGGTTTCGGCGCAGGCATGGTGGTCTATGGCACCCAGCTGGCGATCAACGCCGCTCCCAATACCTTGCCAAGCCTCGGCATATCCGGGGCATTTGATTTCATGCCCATCGTGGCCGGCGGCGTGCTGGTGGTCCTGTTCTCGATCGAACGGATTGCGCGGCGCATGGCCGGCATGCCCACGGCACGCTTCGGCGAAACCGAGCTGGAGGATTGAGACGATGGAACTTTGGATACTTTTCGGCTCCTTCGTGGTGCTGCTGCTGATCGGCACTCCGGTCGCCTTCTGCCTCGGCGTATCGAGCTTCGCAACGATTGCCTATCTCGGCCTGCCGCCGGTGGTGGTGTTCCAGCGGATGAATTCCGGCGTCTCGGTGTTCGCGCTGATGGCGATACCGTTCTTTATTTTCGCCGGTGACCTGATGGTGCGCGGCGATATCGCCCGGCGGCTGGTGGCGCTGGCCGGCGCCCTGGTTGGTCATCTCCGCGGCGGCCTGGGCCAGGTCAACATCCTGGCCAGCGTGATGTTCGGCGGCGTCTCCGGGTCGGCTGCGGCTGACGCAAGTGCTGTCGGCGGCCTAATGGTGCCGCAGATGAAGGAGCGCGGCTATGATGTCGATTATGCCGTCAACATTACCGTCGTCGGCTCGATCATCGCGCTGATGATCCCGCCATCGCACAACATGATCATCTATTCGATTTCGGCGGGCGGCAAGATTTCGATTGCCGACCTGTTCACCGCCGGCATCATCCCCGGCGCCGTTCTGGCGCTGTCGCTGATGGTGGCTGCCTATTTCGTCGCCAAGAGCCGCGGCTATCCGACAGAACCGTTCCCCGGCGGACGGGCGCTGCTCGGTCTGTTCGGCAATGCCGTGCCGGGTCTGATCCTTGTCGCCATCATTTTTGGCGGTGTTCGCTCGGGCATCTTCACAGCGTCGGAATCCTCCAACATTGCCGTCGTCTATGCGATGTTCGTCACCTTCTTTGTCTATCGCTCACTGAGCTGGTTCGATTTCGTCGCCGCCACCATGGCCGCCGTGCGGACCACCGCGATGGTGCTGATGGTGATCGGTTGCGCCGGGGCATTTGGCTGGCTGCTGGCCTATACCCGGGTGCCGACCTCGATGGTGCTGATGCTCAAGGGAATTTCGGACAATCCCATCATCATCTTGTTGCTGATGAACCTGGTGTTGCTGCTCCTCGGCACGTTCATGGACATGTCCCCGTTGATTGTCATCACCACGCCGATCTTCCTGCCCGTGGCTGTCGCCTTCGGCGTCGATCCGGTGCATTTCGGCGTCATTCTGATCCTCAATCTGGGGATCGGCCTGTGTACGCCACCGGTGGGGGCGGTGTTGTTCGTCGGATGCGCTGTGGGCAGGATACCGATCTGGCAGGCGATGCGCACGATCTGGCCTTTCTATGGCGCAGCCTTTGCCACGCTGATGCTCGTCACCTATATCCCGCAGCTGTCCCTGTGGCTGCCTGCCCAGTTCCATTGAGGTTTTCCCATGATACAGAAATTTCCCGAAGTGCCTGCCGATCCTGGTGTGACCCGGCAGGTGTTGAGTGACAGTCCGGAACTGATGATGGTTGCTTTCCGTTTTCAGACTGAGGGTGCTGAAGGCAAGCTGCACAACCATCCGCATGTGCAATCAACCTACGTCGAGTCCGGGCGCTTCTCCTTCACCGTGGCGGACGAGACATTCGAGGTCGCCACCGGCGACAGCTTTGTCATCCCGTCAAATGCGGTGCACGGCTGCAAGTGCCTGCAGCCCGGAACCCTGATTGATACCTTCACGCCCCGGCGCGATGATTTTCTGACGCTCAACTCCTGAAGGGAGATTTTTCATGCTGACAGTTGAAACCCGTCACGCCATTGACCCGGCTACGGCCAAGGGCCTTGATACCACAGGGTTGCGGTCCCATTTTCATGCCGGCGGCCTGTTTGCTGATGGCGAAATCCGGCTGGTCTACACCCATTACGACCGGATGATCGTCGGCGGCGCGGTTCCTGCCGGCGGCAAGCTGACGCTCGATCGGGTCGAGGAAAGCGGCACGCCTTCGATCCTCGACCGGCGCGAGATGGGTATCCTCAATATTGGCGACAGCGGAACCGTGTCGGCCGGCGGCACCGACTACACGGTCAACAAGGGCGATGTGCTTTATCTCGGCATGGGTTCGGGGGCCGTGACCTTTTCAGGCAATGGCCGGTTCTATGTGCTCTCGGCACCGGCGCACCGGAGCTGCCCGAGCAAGCTGATCCGCATTGAAGATGCCCGCCGGGTCGAGATGGGCTCGGCCGAAACCTCGAATGAGCGCGTTATTCTGCAGTTCCTGCATCCGGAAGTGGCCGACAGCTGCCAGTTGTTGATGGGCTACACGCAGTTCGCCTCGGGGTCTGTCTGGAACACCATGCCTGCGCATCTGCATGACCGCAGGATGGAAGCCTATCTCTATTTCGAGCTTGGCCCGGAACAGCGGGTCTTCCACTTCATGGGGCAGCCGGACGAGACCCGGCACATTGTTATGGCCAATGAAGAAGTGGTGATTTCGCCGTCCTGGTCGATCCATTGTGGCGCCGGTACCGGTGCCTACACGTTCTGCTGGGCGATGGCCGGTGACAATGTCGATTTCACCGATATGGACATGGTCGCCATGGGAGATCTTCGGTGAACCCATTTTCGCTGTCTGGCAAAACCGTATTGGTCACAGGCGCCAATACCGGAATCGGCCAGGCCACGGCAATCGCCATGAGCAGGGCAGGCGCGATGGTCATTTGCGCAGGGCGAAGGTCCTGTGCAGAGACGTTGAGCCAGATACCGGGTGGACGTGAGATCATTCTGGATTTTTCCGATCCGCTGGCGGCGCGCGACGTGTTTTCAGAGAACCGCATCGACATTCTGGTCAACAATGCCGGCATCATACGGCGCAGCGACGCCATTAATTTCAGCGAAGCTGACTGGGATGACGTCGTCGACATCAACCTGAAGTCGGTGTTCTTTACCAGCCAGGCCTTTGCCCGCGCCGTGCTCGAACGCAACGGCACTGGCAGCATCGTCAACGTGGCGTCGCTGCTGTCGTTTCAGGGCGGCATTCGGGTGGCATCCTATACGGCGGCAAAACACGGCGTGGCCGGCCTCACAAAAGCCCTGGCCAATGAGTGGTCGGCAAGTGGCATCAACGTCAATGCGATTGCGCCGGGCTACATTGCCACCAACAACACCGAAGCACTGAGGGATGACCCGGAGCGAAACCAGGCTATTCTGGATCGCATTCCTGCCGGACGCTGGGGCGAGCCCGATGACATTGGCGCGGCTGCGGTTTTCCTGGCGTCACCGGCGGCGAAATATATCCACGGTGCAGTTCTCAATGTCGATGGAGGCTGGCTTGCCCGCTAAACTGGAAAGACTTGGCCGCAGCAAGGATCACCCGAAACCGAAATCGGGGGTTGTCCATCTCGGTCTCGGTGCCTTTTTTCGGGCGTTCGGCGCGATTTATATCGATGACGCGGTGCGGGTTTCCGGCGGTGACTGGGGCATCGTCGGCGTCAGTCTGCAAAGCCCGGGGACGCGCGACAAGCTTGCGCTGCAGGATTTCGTCTACACCACGGTGTCGCAGGACCCCGATGGTGGCGAAACATTCCGCAAGGTCGAGATACTGGAGACTGTGCTTGTTGCGCCCGAGGATCCCGAGGCCGTGCTTGCCCGCATGGCCGATCCGGCCATTCGCATTGTCACGCTGACGGTGACGGAGAAGGGCTATTGCCATGATCCGGCGACCGGACGGTTGAACTTTTCCCATCCCGACATTGCTCATGATCTGAAGAATGCAAAGCCCAAGACCGCGATCGGTTATCTTGTCCGGGCGCTGCAGCGGCGGCGCGATGCCGGCGATCCGCCTTTCACAGTGCTGACCTGCGACAATCTTCCCGAGAACGGCAAGCTGGTGCGCGGCGTGGTGCTGGATTTCGCCCGTGAACTTGACCCGAGCCTCGCTGCGTGGATCGAGGCGGAAGGCCGGTTCCCCTCGACAATGGTCGACCGGATCACGCCGGCGACAAAACCAGAGGATGTCGAGCGGCTGGCCCAGA is a window from the Hoeflea sp. IMCC20628 genome containing:
- a CDS encoding TRAP transporter small permease, producing the protein MTNVARVTSVMARVALWVSGVGLVLMTVLIACQVFWRYVLNDSISWTEPGSVMIMGWFIFLGAAVGIREGYHLSFDIMLHVVPHRVKLMLHTVSDVVVIGFGAGMVVYGTQLAINAAPNTLPSLGISGAFDFMPIVAGGVLVVLFSIERIARRMAGMPTARFGETELED
- a CDS encoding TRAP transporter large permease; translation: MELWILFGSFVVLLLIGTPVAFCLGVSSFATIAYLGLPPVVVFQRMNSGVSVFALMAIPFFIFAGDLMVRGDIARRLVALAGALVGHLRGGLGQVNILASVMFGGVSGSAAADASAVGGLMVPQMKERGYDVDYAVNITVVGSIIALMIPPSHNMIIYSISAGGKISIADLFTAGIIPGAVLALSLMVAAYFVAKSRGYPTEPFPGGRALLGLFGNAVPGLILVAIIFGGVRSGIFTASESSNIAVVYAMFVTFFVYRSLSWFDFVAATMAAVRTTAMVLMVIGCAGAFGWLLAYTRVPTSMVLMLKGISDNPIIILLLMNLVLLLLGTFMDMSPLIVITTPIFLPVAVAFGVDPVHFGVILILNLGIGLCTPPVGAVLFVGCAVGRIPIWQAMRTIWPFYGAAFATLMLVTYIPQLSLWLPAQFH
- a CDS encoding cupin domain-containing protein yields the protein MIQKFPEVPADPGVTRQVLSDSPELMMVAFRFQTEGAEGKLHNHPHVQSTYVESGRFSFTVADETFEVATGDSFVIPSNAVHGCKCLQPGTLIDTFTPRRDDFLTLNS
- the kduI gene encoding 5-dehydro-4-deoxy-D-glucuronate isomerase translates to MLTVETRHAIDPATAKGLDTTGLRSHFHAGGLFADGEIRLVYTHYDRMIVGGAVPAGGKLTLDRVEESGTPSILDRREMGILNIGDSGTVSAGGTDYTVNKGDVLYLGMGSGAVTFSGNGRFYVLSAPAHRSCPSKLIRIEDARRVEMGSAETSNERVILQFLHPEVADSCQLLMGYTQFASGSVWNTMPAHLHDRRMEAYLYFELGPEQRVFHFMGQPDETRHIVMANEEVVISPSWSIHCGAGTGAYTFCWAMAGDNVDFTDMDMVAMGDLR
- the kduD gene encoding 2-dehydro-3-deoxy-D-gluconate 5-dehydrogenase KduD produces the protein MNPFSLSGKTVLVTGANTGIGQATAIAMSRAGAMVICAGRRSCAETLSQIPGGREIILDFSDPLAARDVFSENRIDILVNNAGIIRRSDAINFSEADWDDVVDINLKSVFFTSQAFARAVLERNGTGSIVNVASLLSFQGGIRVASYTAAKHGVAGLTKALANEWSASGINVNAIAPGYIATNNTEALRDDPERNQAILDRIPAGRWGEPDDIGAAAVFLASPAAKYIHGAVLNVDGGWLAR